The Coprobacillus cateniformis DNA window ATGAATGTCAGGAACATACTGGATTATGGGCATGGCGTCATCCTCGACCAGATGGTAGTGTAGAACTTGTTCCATTAAAAGGGGACGTCCGTTTTCATGATGTTGTGTTTGGCTATGATTCTGAGGTCACAATCTTAAAAGATATCAATCTTTTTGCGAAGCCCGGACAAAAGATTGCTTTTGTTGGAAGTACTGGAGCAGGAAAAACAACAATTACAAACCTAATTAATCGCTTTTATGATATTCATAGTGGGAGTATTACTTATGATGGAATTGACATTAAACTTATCAAGAAGAACGATTTAAGGAAATCTATTTCTATAGTGTTACAAGATACGCATTTATTTACAGGGACAATAGCTGATAATATTCGTTATGGAAAACTTGATGCAACTATGGATGAAGTTATAGAGGCAGCAAAGTTGGCGAATGCTCATAGTTTTATCAAACGTTTACCAAATGGCTATGAGACTATGTTAACAGGTGATGGAGCAAACTTATCACAAGGTCAACGTCAGTTATTAGCCATTGCACGTGCAGCTATTGCTAATCCACCAGTTCTCATCTTAGATGAAGCGACAAGTTCAATAGATACAAGAACTGAAAAGCTTATTGAAAAAGGTATGGACAGACTCATGGAAAACCGTACTGTTTTTGTAATTGCTCATCGATTATCAACAGTCAGAAACTCTAATGCTATTATGGTATTGGATCATGGTCAAATTATTGAACGTGGCAGTCATGATGAACTGATTGAACAAAGAGGAAGATATTATCAATTGTATACCGGTCAGTTTGAATTAGATTAAAAAGAACTGTAACGAAATAACTAGTAGTTATTTTGTTCAGTTTCTTTTTGTTTTGTAACTCTATAGACGAAAAAAATATATATTGGATGGATCATGGTCAGGATACTTTAGTATGCTGAAATATAATGTGGGGCAGTGTGAATCATCATCACAAAAGTGCCATAAATGTGGATATATGAATAAGAGGATAAAAGAATTAAGCAATAGGGAGTGGGGGTGTATGCAATGTCAGATAAGAGAGATGTTAATTCAATACTTTCATGTTCCTTGCTAACTTTTGTTTATTATTCATCACAAATTTGAATTTCTTAAAATTTCTTTAATTCAAGTATATAGATTTTTGAAAAGAAGTTAAGAGTAAAAAATGATTCATTTAAATCAAACAATGCTTCCTGATGATTTGACAAGTCATTTCCTTTTATTTTATATTATTCTTATTTTATCAACAGAAAATGATACAACCTATTAGTATACGTCACCAATATACCAGTTGTAAATGAGTATTGGAAAAATTATAATAAAATTGAATTTATAAAATGTTATGAAAGTGACTGAAGTATAATGGATAAACAAAAAATATTAATTGTAGATGATTCAGAAATGAATAGAGATCTACTCGTTGAAATTCTTAAAAATCAGTATGATATTGTAGAAGCAAATAATGGTGCTGAAGCAATTACAATTCTTTCACAGCAAAGAAAAGACTTTTCACTATTACTGTTAGATATTTTTATGCCTGAAATGGATGGATTTGAAGTTTTAACTTATATAAACAAATATCATTGGGATGATAACCTTGCTGTTATTATGATTTCTGCTGATAATTCTCCTTCTAATATTAAGCGTGCTTATGATTTGGGGGCATTTGATTATATCAGTCGACCCTTTGATTCAACAATTGTCCATCGTCGTATTTCAAATACAATGCTTCTATATGCGAGACAGCATTATCTTGAAAAGATTATAACACAACAGTTTCATGAACAGGAAAAAAATAACAAACTGATGATTTCAATTTTATCTCATATTGTTGAATTCCGTAATGGTGAAAGCGGTCTACACATATTACGTGTTAATGCCATTACTAATCTTTTATTAAAAAAGCTGATACAACAAACTGATCAATATGTTTTATCTGAGACAGATATTGCTTTAATTAGTACAGCATCATCTCTCCACGATATTGGAAAGATATCAATATCAAGTTCTATTTTGAATAAACCTGCTCGTTTGACTGATCAAGAGTTTGAAGTTATTAAAACCCATCCTATAATTGGAGCAAAAATGTTGCAGGACTTACCTACTGAACAACAAGAATCTCCCCTTGTTAGTGTTGCCTATGAAATATGTCGATGGCATCATGAGAGATATGATGGTAGTGGATATCCTGATGGATTAAAAGGAGATGAAATTCCAATAGCAGCACAAGTCGTTGCTTTAGCAGATGTTTATGATGCATTAACAACAGAAAGATGTTATAAAGAAGCTTATTCACATAATCAAGCACTAAAAATGATCTTAAGGGGTGAATGTGGGGCTTTTAATCCTATTCTTTTACAATGTTTAATAAATATTTCAGATATGCTTGAAACTGAATTGAAAAATGTAGCAAAGATTCAGCCAACACCTCAAAATATTAGAAATATGATTGAAAAGAAAAATATTAATGGAATCCTTGATAGAAATAAAGATCCCTTATCATACGAAAAAACATTGCATTTGTTATACACTGATCCTCTAACTGGAGTATACAATCGTCGATATTATGATGAACATTTTGTCAATCAACAAGATATTGAAAATATGGTTGTCATCGATATTGATAATTTCAAATCTATAAATGATTCTTATGGCCATTATGTTGGAGATTGTGTTATACAAAAAATAGCAAAAACAATAGTATCATGTGTCCGAAAGATAGATACTGTCATTCGCTATGGTGGAGATGAATTCATTATTATATTCTGTTGTATTCCATCTGATTTATTTAAGAAACGATTAAAGATTATACGTACTTCAGTAAATATGCTAGAATTTGATGAATGTCCAAACATTTGTGTATCAATAAGTATGGGTGGGATTTATAAAACGGATAATCCAATAAAACTATTTAAAATTGCTGATGATTTTATGTATAAAGCAAAAAATAAAAAAAATAAAGGAATCGTGGCTATTTATGATGACAAAAAAATTATGAGAGAAAGTGAGGAAATATAATATGAACCTAAGAGAATGTTATATGAAGCTTGATGGAAATTATGATGAGGTCGTTCAGAGATTACAAAATGAGTATATAGTGGAGAAATTTATGTTCAAGTTTTTAAAAGATAAAAGTTTTAATTTCTTAAAAATTTCTATCCAGAATGAAAACTATGAAGATGCACATCGCTATGTTCACACTATCAAAGGAATTTGTCAAAATCTTTCATTTTCTAAGTTATATGAAAGCAGTCATCAAATGACAAATGAATTCAAAAATAATAATTATAAAAAAGCCCTTGATTTAATGCCCCAATTATCAAAAGACTATTATCAAATAATTGATGCTATTAATGAATATCAAATGTTTAAGGAGAAGTAACAAGAATGGGTAGCATTAAAACAAATAATCATATAACTCGCTTTCTTACTCGTAGTTTTATTTTGCTTATTCTGTTTAGCACAATTATATTTTTCTTGTTAGGGGTATTCATGAACCAAAAAAGTAATGAAAGTATATATAAAATAGGCGAAATTTATATGTCTAGCATGAATAAAGAAATCTCTAAAAACTTTGAAAACGTTATTAAATTACGTTTTGAGCAAGTGGCAGGTATTGTTTCTACGGTTTCAAAAGAAAACAATGATTTACAAGAAATCTATGAAGAATTGGCTTATAGGGCAGAAATCAGAGGATTTGAACATTTATCAATATGTGCTAGCGATGGTACTTTTGAAACAATTTATGGAAAAGCAATATCTCCTAATAATCCATTGCCTTTCGTAGATGCCTTAAAAAATGGTCAGCAACGAGTTGCTGTTGGTACTGATGCTAATGGGAATGAACTTGTTTTGTTTGGGATTAATGCTGATTATCCTATGCAAAACAATAAAAAATGTACTGGTTTAGTGGTAGCTATTTCTTTGAAGTATATCACAGAATTTCTTTCTTTGGATAATGAAGGGGATGAGACATATTATCATATTATTAGATCCGATGGTAGTTTTGTTATTCGTAACTCTAACACTGACTTATGGGAGTCATTTGATGTAATCCAAAAGCAACACAATTTTGAAAAAGTTGATTCATCAAAAAAAACTCTTCTTGAAGGACTTGATAAAGCACTTCAAAATAATAAAGATTATACAAAAATGATTAAAATTAATGGTCAATATCATCAAGTTTATGTCACATCTTTACCTTATTCTGAATGGCATTTAGTCGCAGTTATGCCGTTTGAAATGTTAGGATTTATCATAGATGATCTAGGTATCCAACGTGTTGGCACGACAGTACTTGCTTGTGCTGCTATATTGATTCTTTTTATACTCATTTTCCAACGCTTTTTCGTTATGACAAAATTACAATTGCAAGAATTGGAGAAAGCACGTGAAACCGCTATAGAAGCGAATAAGGCCAAAAGTGAATTTTTAGCAAATATGAGTCATGATATCCGCACACCTATGAATGCTATTGTAGGAATGACAGCAATAGCAACAGCACATATAGATAATCAAGAACAAGTTAAAAACTGTTTGAAAAAAATCACACTATCAAGTAAGCATTTATTAGGACTCATAAATGATGTTTTAGACATGTCTAAAATTGAAAGTGGTAAGTTATCTTTAACTATGGAAGCAATTTCATTGAAAGAGGTTGTTGAAGGTATTATCATTATTATGCAACCGCAGGTAAAAGCAAAAAAACAGAAATTCGGTATACATATTGAGGATATTTCAACAGAAAATGTATGGTGTGATGGTGTCCGTTTAAATCAAGTCTTATTAAATCTTTTATCTAATGCAACTAAGTTTACACCAGATGGTGGTTCTATAGATTTCTCTCTTTTAGAAGAAGAATCTCCAAAAGGTGAGAACTATGCTCGTATTCATATCATTGTTAAGGATGACGGAATAGGTATGACTCCAGCATTTTTAGAAAAAATATATGAATCCTATAGTCGGGCAGATGGAAGGAGAATACATAAAACTGAAGGGGCCGGTTTAGGTATGGCAATCACAAAATATATTGTCGATGCAATGGAAGGAACTATTGATGTACAGAGTGAACTCGGAAAAGGAACGGAGTTTCATATCGTTTTAGATTTTGAAAAAGTATTGACGATGGAAATGGATATGGTTTTACCGCCTTGGAATATGTTGATTGTTGATGATGATAAATTATTCTGTGAGAGTGCTATAAAAACATTAGATTCTATTGGTATTAAAGCTGAATGGACATTAAGTGGAGAAGACGCTATAGATCTAGTTATTCAACATCATAAAAAAAGAAATGATTATCAAATTATCTTATTGGATTGGAAACTACCAGATATGGATGGTATTCAAATTGCTAGAGAAATTCGACATAATTTAGGAGGGGACATCCCTATTTTACTCATTTCTGCATATGATTGGAGCGAATTTGAGATAGAAGCTCGTGAAGCCGGTATTAATGGATTTATTTCAAAACCTCTATTTAAATCAACTTTATTTTATGGTTTACGCCAATATATGGGTATTGATTCAATGCAAGAGCAAGTATTGAATCAAAATATTGACATATCTGGACATCGTATCTTACTTGCCGAAGATAATGAACTTAACTGGGAAATTGCAAGAGAAATATTATCTGATATGGGTATGGAATTGGAATGGGCTGAAGATGGTGAAATATGTCTTCAGAAGTTCCAAGAATCACCAGAAGGATATTATGATGCTATTCTTATGGATATTCGTATGCCTCGTATGACAGGTTATGATGCGACTAAAGCAATTCGATCATTAGAGCGTTCAGATGCATCAGTTATTCCAATTATTGCAATGACAGCAGATGCTTTCTCTGAAGATATTGAAAAATGTTTAGAGTGCCAAATGAATGCTCATATAGCAAAACCTATTGATATTAAAGAACTCACTCGATTATTGAAGAAATATTTAATATGATGTCTGAGAAGGGATTTTATGGATTTAAACGATTAAGCTTATATATGTAATACTTACCCACTAGACAACATAAATGGAGATTTTAGATAAGTATAAAAGTTTATCATTAAAATTTAAATCTTTAACGGGGTAGTCATACCCCGTTTTATATTCATTAATAATTACAAATACATATTTTTGCAGTGAATGTCTATTATGCCAATATAATAAAGTATAATTTGCTTTTCATCAGCAATTCTATCCTGAGCTATATTCATCATATCAGCAACACTCATTTCATCATATAAGGCAAGAATTGATTGTGATTGCTAAATAATGTTTTGAATACAAATTAAATTTTTATTTTATCATTTTTATTTACAAATAGAATATATAAAAATATAATAAGCAAAAAGAAGGGGAATAAGGGGGAATAAACATGATAGATGGTCATATGCATTTAGAAAATGGTCCGCTTACAAAAGAATATGTATTAGAATTTGTTGAAGAAGCACATAAAAAAGGAATTGATAAAATTCAAATCTTAGATCATACACACCGCTTTATTGAGTTTGAACCTATTTATATGGAACTTAAGGATTATGAGGTCCAAAAAACATGGTTAGAAAATAAAAAGATGAAATTCAAGGACCATCTTGCTGATTTTGTTAATTTGATGGAAGATGTCAAGGCAATGGATTTGCCTATAAAAGTAACATATGGATTAGAAGTATGTTATGTTCCACAACATGAAGAATTCATTAGAAATATTTTATCACAATACCATTTTGATTTTCTAGTAGGGGCTATTCATTCTATCGATGGAATATTATATGATATGGGATTTTCAAAAGCTTTACTATGGGATAAATATGATGTTAATCATATTTATAAAAGATATTATGAATTGATATTTCAATTAATTGAATCTGATTTATTTACTCAACTTGCACATCCAGATACAATTAAATTATTTGAAATTTATCCAACATATGACTTAAAACCAACATATCAGAGATTATCTGAACTTTTAAATGAACATCATATGAAAGCAGAAAATAATACAGGTTGTTATTATAGGTATAATCATCCAGATAAAGGCTTGTCTGATGAACTTTTAGAAAACTTTAAAAAAAATCATGTACAATTAATTACTGCTTCTGATGCACATAAACCTGCTGATGTTGGAAGTTATATAAAGGATGCAGAAGAAAGAAATAAAATTTAGCATATATTTGATATATGCTTTTTTGTTTGCTTCAAAGTTGTTTTGCCTACAATAATGAAAGAAGGAGGTTAAAATAATGAAAGAAATGATTTATGGATATGTAAGAGTGTCTAGTAAAGATCAAAATGAAGAGAGACAAGTTATAGCAATGAGAAATTTTGGTATAGAAGATTCTCATATTATTATTGAAAAACAATCAGGTAAAGACTTTCTGAGACCAAAGTATTTAAAATTGACTAAAAAGCTAAAAACAGGAGATATATTGTTTATTAAAAGTATAGATCGTTTAGGTAGGAATTATGATGAAATTATTGAACAATGGAGAACTTTAACAAAAGAGAAACATATTAGTATAGTTGTATTGGATATGCCATTATTAGATACTAGGAAAGATCAAGATTTAATAGGAACGCTTATATCAGATATTGTTTTACAATTACTAAGTTATGTTGCACAGACAGAAAGAGAATTTATTCATCAACGGCAAGCAGAAGGTATTGCAGCAGCTAAAGCGAGAGGAGTTCATTTTGGACCAGATCGTATTCAATTGTCTCCAGAATTTATTGATTATGCATGTCTATGGCATCAAGGCCAGATTTCTTCAAGAAAAGCAGCTCAGAAATTAGGTATATCTTATCAAACGTTTTTACGGCGAGCAAAAGAAAGAGAATACCAAAAAATAATTTAATTTGTCACAAAATGTAGAATTTTTGTAACAGTAACTATAAAAACAAAATGAACCATTATATCCAAGAAAACTACTTAAATAAAGTATAACTCGCTTGTTACAGAATGTCTACAATCTGTAACAAAGGAGGTGTTTTATGAATATATATCAAAGATTTAAAGAAAGATTAATGTTCTTACTATTTCATTCTTGTCATATTTATTTATTAGAACACTTTCAAAATATTGTTATTTTCCAATATAATCCCCAGAATCACAATATATATGTTGTTCCAAGGTGTCAAAGGTATTTTAATATCACCAAACATAGATTAGAGACATCATATAATGATTTATTTGATAATATTCTTTCTGGACAAGGAGCTTGTTATGGGAGGGTTCAATTAAATCTAAATGGTTCATGGGTGATACTAGAATATCAATATATTTATAAGAATAAAAGGTTAGTACGGATAGATGGTTATATGACTGACATTGATGACATGAAACAATATGAAAGTTATCTATTAGATGTATCCCAAAAGGATGGGTTAACACATCTCTATAATAAAGTGACAGTTGAAAAAAGAATAGAGGAAAATATTCTTTTACATGGGAAAGGAACTTTATTGATGTTAGATATTGATTGCTTTAAAAAATTAAATGATCAATATGGACATTTAGAAGGTGATAAAATTCTCAAAGGATTTGCTGCTGAATTAACGAGCGTTTTTCAGAATGAAATTATAGGGAGAATTGGAGGAGATGAATTCATTGTTTATCTTAAAACAATGAAAAAAGATAATCTTATTGATAAGATAGATTATCTTTTAACTCAAGTTACATCTCAATATCAAATTATGCCTTTTTCAATAAGTATTGGTATTGTTAATTATAATGGTCAAGACACATATGAGGAATTTTTTCATAAAGCAGATATGGCTATGTATAAAGCAAAATCTATGTGTGATCAAAAATATTATTTTTATGAGTAAGATAGAACCACATGGTTCTTTTTTTTCTTATTTTGCATATTATATAAAGAATTGTTTGTAATTGTATACAATTCAAATAAAAAATAATAAAAATTTGTGTTTTTTAATAATATCACTGGACAAATTTGTTTTTATCAAATATAATAGCAACAACATTATAAAGGAGGACGTCAATATGACAGAAAAAAGAGTTTACAATTTCTCAGCAGGTCCATCAACACTACCTGTACCAGTATTAGAAAAAGTAGCTGCTCAAATGTTGAACTATAAAGATAGTGGAATGAGCGTTATGGAAATGAGCCATAGATCGTCGTCCTATTTAGAAATCTTTAATGAAACAAAGGCATTATTAAAAAAGGTATTAAATATACCAGATAACTATAAAATCTTATTTATACAAGGCGGAGCAACACAACAATTTTCAACTATTCCATTAAACTTAATGAAAAATGGAAAAGCTGATTATATTGTTACTGGAGCTTTCTCTAAAAAAAGTGCTCAAGAAGCTAAAAAATTTGGTGATATTCATATTGCTTACAATGGTGCTGATAATGGCTTTAAACATATTCCTACACAAGAGGAATTAGATTTAAGAGAAGATGCATCTTATGTTCATTTATGTTCTAATAACACAATTTTTGGAACAGAATGGAAATACGTACCAGATACAAAAGGGGTACCAGTTGTCGCTGATATGTCATCTAATATCTTGTCTAAACCAATCAATGTTGCTGATTATGGGATGATTTATGCAGGTGCACAAAAAAATATGGGTATCGCAGGATTAGGTGTAGTTATTGTAAGAGAAGATCTTATTAAGGACCATAAAGAGAATATTCCAGTTCTGATGGAATATAATACAATTGCAGATAATGATTCAATGTACAATACCCCACCAACTTTCTCAATCTATGTGCTTGGTTTAATGCTTGAATGGATTGATAGTTTAGGTGGATTAGAAGTTATGCAAAAAAGAAATGAAGAGAAAGCGAAATTATTATATGACTATTTAGATCAATCAGACTTCTATCATGTTCATAGTGATAAAGATAATCGTTCATTTATGAATGTGACATTTACTTGTCCTAATAAAGATTTGGATGCTAAATTTGTTAAAGAATCTATTGCAGCTGGAATGTCTAATTTAAAAGGACATCGTTCTGTAGGAGGAATTCGTGCATCTATCTATAATGCTATGCCATTGGATGGAGTTCAAACATTGCTTGATTTTATGAAAAAATTTGAAGAAGAGAATAAATAGGAGATATATATGTATAATATTAAATTATTAAATAAAATTTCTCCAGTTGGAGTCGGTCAATTTGATGACCAATATCTTGTTGGGGAAGATGTTGAAAAAGAAGATGGTGTATTGGTACGTTCTGCATCAATGCATGAATATGAATTGAATGATAATTTAAAAGCAATTGCAAGAGCTGGAGCAGGTGTTAATAATATACCACTTGAAAAGTGCAGCAATGAGGGGATTGTTGTCTTTAATACGCCAGGAGCGAATGCAAATGCAGTTAAAGAGTTAGTATTATGTGGACTTTTCTTATCATCACGTAAGGTAGTAGAGGGGATTGATTGGGTTAAAACTCTTAAGGGGAATGAGGATGCTGCAAAATTGGTGGAAAAGGGAAAAAGCCAGTTTGTAGGACCAGAGATAGAAGGTAGAAAATTAGGAATTATTGGTTTAGGTGCAATAGGGGTTCATGTTGCTAATGCTGCAATCAAATTGGGGATGGAAGTTTATGGATTTGATCCATATATTTCAGTTAATGCTGCATGGGGAATGAGTAAATGGGTTAAGAATGCTCAAAATGTAGAAACGATTTTTAGTGAATGTGATTATATTACATTACATGCACCTAGCACAAAAGAGACAAAAGGGATTATTAATCAAGAAAGTATTGCAATGATGAAAGATGGAGTTCGTATTTTGAACTTTGCAAGAGGGGATTTAGTCAATGCACAAGATGTTTTGACTGCTATTGATTCTGGAAAAGTTGCCAAGTATATTACTGACTTTGCAACACCAGATATCATTGATCATGAAAATGTGATTGTCATGCCACACTTGGGTGCTTCTACGCCAGAATCAGAAGATAATTGTGCCCGCATGGCAGTAAAAGAGATAAAGGATTATCTAGAAAGTGGTAATATTGTGAATTCAGTTAACTTCCCAACTATTAACGAACCACGCACGACAAAGTATCGTATTTGTTTGATTCATAAAAATGTACCAAACATGTTAGCACAATTTGCCACTCTTTTAGCTAATCAAGAAATTAACATTGAAAATATGGTAAATAAAGCTAAGGATGATTATGCTTATACAATTATTGATACAAACGATGTTGTAGGAACAAAAGAGTTTGAAAGTTTGGAAAATGTTATTAAAGTAAGAGTTGTTGAATAACGAAGTTGTGAGACAAAAGGATAGAATTTCTATCCTTTTTAAGTCTTATATGATTATTTATTTCTTTGTTCTTGGTTTAATGTTTGGTAGGAATTAATTGTAAAATATGCTAGAATAAAGAAAAAGGGGAATGATAATTGTGAAAAAAATAGGAATATTGCTAGGTATTGCTTGTTGCTTGATGGGTTGTCAAAAACAAACTGAAGTGGAGATATTGAAAGAAGCAAATTCATATACATATCAAGATCAGTTAGAATTTGAAGTTATGAAAACAGAAGTCAGTCAACAAATTGCACCCTCAAATAAAAATAAAACATATAAATATATTAAGTTATCAGATGAAAATAATATTTTTATAGATATGGTTGTTAAAACAGTTAATTTATCAAAAAATGAAATGAAGATGACAGATATATTTAATGGACAATTTGAAATCAATAAAGAATCATATCCAATGAAACATGCTATAGAAACAGTCAATTATAATCAAATGAGTACAACAGATACTTTAAAAACAAATGAAACAAGATATGTACATCTTTATTGTGAAGTTCCTAAGGAGCAAGTTAAAGAAGAAGCAAGTCTCCAATTTAAAGT harbors:
- a CDS encoding GGDEF domain-containing protein — encoded protein: MNIYQRFKERLMFLLFHSCHIYLLEHFQNIVIFQYNPQNHNIYVVPRCQRYFNITKHRLETSYNDLFDNILSGQGACYGRVQLNLNGSWVILEYQYIYKNKRLVRIDGYMTDIDDMKQYESYLLDVSQKDGLTHLYNKVTVEKRIEENILLHGKGTLLMLDIDCFKKLNDQYGHLEGDKILKGFAAELTSVFQNEIIGRIGGDEFIVYLKTMKKDNLIDKIDYLLTQVTSQYQIMPFSISIGIVNYNGQDTYEEFFHKADMAMYKAKSMCDQKYYFYE
- a CDS encoding response regulator, which produces MSSMNKEISKNFENVIKLRFEQVAGIVSTVSKENNDLQEIYEELAYRAEIRGFEHLSICASDGTFETIYGKAISPNNPLPFVDALKNGQQRVAVGTDANGNELVLFGINADYPMQNNKKCTGLVVAISLKYITEFLSLDNEGDETYYHIIRSDGSFVIRNSNTDLWESFDVIQKQHNFEKVDSSKKTLLEGLDKALQNNKDYTKMIKINGQYHQVYVTSLPYSEWHLVAVMPFEMLGFIIDDLGIQRVGTTVLACAAILILFILIFQRFFVMTKLQLQELEKARETAIEANKAKSEFLANMSHDIRTPMNAIVGMTAIATAHIDNQEQVKNCLKKITLSSKHLLGLINDVLDMSKIESGKLSLTMEAISLKEVVEGIIIIMQPQVKAKKQKFGIHIEDISTENVWCDGVRLNQVLLNLLSNATKFTPDGGSIDFSLLEEESPKGENYARIHIIVKDDGIGMTPAFLEKIYESYSRADGRRIHKTEGAGLGMAITKYIVDAMEGTIDVQSELGKGTEFHIVLDFEKVLTMEMDMVLPPWNMLIVDDDKLFCESAIKTLDSIGIKAEWTLSGEDAIDLVIQHHKKRNDYQIILLDWKLPDMDGIQIAREIRHNLGGDIPILLISAYDWSEFEIEAREAGINGFISKPLFKSTLFYGLRQYMGIDSMQEQVLNQNIDISGHRILLAEDNELNWEIAREILSDMGMELEWAEDGEICLQKFQESPEGYYDAILMDIRMPRMTGYDATKAIRSLERSDASVIPIIAMTADAFSEDIEKCLECQMNAHIAKPIDIKELTRLLKKYLI
- a CDS encoding Hpt domain-containing protein; this translates as MNLRECYMKLDGNYDEVVQRLQNEYIVEKFMFKFLKDKSFNFLKISIQNENYEDAHRYVHTIKGICQNLSFSKLYESSHQMTNEFKNNNYKKALDLMPQLSKDYYQIIDAINEYQMFKEK
- a CDS encoding PHP domain-containing protein, whose translation is MIDGHMHLENGPLTKEYVLEFVEEAHKKGIDKIQILDHTHRFIEFEPIYMELKDYEVQKTWLENKKMKFKDHLADFVNLMEDVKAMDLPIKVTYGLEVCYVPQHEEFIRNILSQYHFDFLVGAIHSIDGILYDMGFSKALLWDKYDVNHIYKRYYELIFQLIESDLFTQLAHPDTIKLFEIYPTYDLKPTYQRLSELLNEHHMKAENNTGCYYRYNHPDKGLSDELLENFKKNHVQLITASDAHKPADVGSYIKDAEERNKI
- a CDS encoding recombinase family protein; the encoded protein is MKEMIYGYVRVSSKDQNEERQVIAMRNFGIEDSHIIIEKQSGKDFLRPKYLKLTKKLKTGDILFIKSIDRLGRNYDEIIEQWRTLTKEKHISIVVLDMPLLDTRKDQDLIGTLISDIVLQLLSYVAQTEREFIHQRQAEGIAAAKARGVHFGPDRIQLSPEFIDYACLWHQGQISSRKAAQKLGISYQTFLRRAKEREYQKII
- the serC gene encoding 3-phosphoserine/phosphohydroxythreonine transaminase — encoded protein: MTEKRVYNFSAGPSTLPVPVLEKVAAQMLNYKDSGMSVMEMSHRSSSYLEIFNETKALLKKVLNIPDNYKILFIQGGATQQFSTIPLNLMKNGKADYIVTGAFSKKSAQEAKKFGDIHIAYNGADNGFKHIPTQEELDLREDASYVHLCSNNTIFGTEWKYVPDTKGVPVVADMSSNILSKPINVADYGMIYAGAQKNMGIAGLGVVIVREDLIKDHKENIPVLMEYNTIADNDSMYNTPPTFSIYVLGLMLEWIDSLGGLEVMQKRNEEKAKLLYDYLDQSDFYHVHSDKDNRSFMNVTFTCPNKDLDAKFVKESIAAGMSNLKGHRSVGGIRASIYNAMPLDGVQTLLDFMKKFEEENK
- a CDS encoding phosphoglycerate dehydrogenase yields the protein MYNIKLLNKISPVGVGQFDDQYLVGEDVEKEDGVLVRSASMHEYELNDNLKAIARAGAGVNNIPLEKCSNEGIVVFNTPGANANAVKELVLCGLFLSSRKVVEGIDWVKTLKGNEDAAKLVEKGKSQFVGPEIEGRKLGIIGLGAIGVHVANAAIKLGMEVYGFDPYISVNAAWGMSKWVKNAQNVETIFSECDYITLHAPSTKETKGIINQESIAMMKDGVRILNFARGDLVNAQDVLTAIDSGKVAKYITDFATPDIIDHENVIVMPHLGASTPESEDNCARMAVKEIKDYLESGNIVNSVNFPTINEPRTTKYRICLIHKNVPNMLAQFATLLANQEINIENMVNKAKDDYAYTIIDTNDVVGTKEFESLENVIKVRVVE
- a CDS encoding diguanylate cyclase, which gives rise to MDKQKILIVDDSEMNRDLLVEILKNQYDIVEANNGAEAITILSQQRKDFSLLLLDIFMPEMDGFEVLTYINKYHWDDNLAVIMISADNSPSNIKRAYDLGAFDYISRPFDSTIVHRRISNTMLLYARQHYLEKIITQQFHEQEKNNKLMISILSHIVEFRNGESGLHILRVNAITNLLLKKLIQQTDQYVLSETDIALISTASSLHDIGKISISSSILNKPARLTDQEFEVIKTHPIIGAKMLQDLPTEQQESPLVSVAYEICRWHHERYDGSGYPDGLKGDEIPIAAQVVALADVYDALTTERCYKEAYSHNQALKMILRGECGAFNPILLQCLINISDMLETELKNVAKIQPTPQNIRNMIEKKNINGILDRNKDPLSYEKTLHLLYTDPLTGVYNRRYYDEHFVNQQDIENMVVIDIDNFKSINDSYGHYVGDCVIQKIAKTIVSCVRKIDTVIRYGGDEFIIIFCCIPSDLFKKRLKIIRTSVNMLEFDECPNICVSISMGGIYKTDNPIKLFKIADDFMYKAKNKKNKGIVAIYDDKKIMRESEEI